The sequence below is a genomic window from Myxococcus guangdongensis.
GGATGCTCCCCAGGGCCTTCAGGAGTTGAGCCTTGGCGCTGTTGAGCTCCTCGAGCGCCTCGATGTAGCCGCGTCGCGCGTCGAGGGCCTCGCGACGGATGATGAGCAGTTGCAGGAAGTCCACCTTGCCGGCGCGGTACGCCTCGGTGACCAGGCTCAGGTTCTCCTGGAGCGCGGAGAGGACATCCCCGCCGAACACGTCCGCGGCGGCCTGGGCCGTCTGGAGTCGGTTGAAGGCGAGCTCGACCTCGGTGCGCGCGAAGCGCTCGAGGGCCGCGAGGTTCTGCCGCGCCTGTCGCTCGCGCGCGGAGCTGACCCCGCGCGCGGCCTGGTTGCGGTCGAAGAGGGGCAGGTCGATGCCGAGCGTCCCCTGGAGGATGGTGCTGTCCTCCTCGCGCCCGTAGCTCACGCCCAGGCTGGGGACGGGCAGGGCCTGTCGGCGAGCAAGGCGAGATTCCGCCTGGGCCGCCTCCCATTCGAACCGCGCGGCCTTCACGTCCTGGCGCTGGCTCGCGGCCTTCTCGACGAGGGATGCGAGGGCCGGGGCGGGGGCGGATTGCGCGCGGAGCTCGCCGTCCGGCGTGATGGGCTCGGTCGGGTCCAGCCCCAGCAGGAGCTTCAGCTCCGCGTGGGCCTGGGTCCGCTGCCGCTCCGCGCGGACCCGTGCGCTCTGCGCGCGGCCCAGCTCCACGCGCGCCGTGTTGACCTCGATGTGGGTGGCCGCGCCGGCCGCGAGCCGGTCATCGGCGGCCTTGCGGCCCTCCTCCGCGAGGGCGAGCGAGTCCTGGGCGAGCGTCAGCTCCTGCTCGGCCGCGAGCGTGGCGCCGAAGGCCTGACGGACCTCCGCGGCCAGCTCCACCTTCAGCGCCTCCAGGCGGGACTGGCGAGCGGAGAGCGTGGCCTGTGCGGCGTCCTTGCGGGCTCCACGCTGGCCGAAGAGCTCGAGGGGCTGACTGAGCCCCAGGTTGAGGTCGATGGAGTTCCCCGCGTCGCGGAGGCGCGGACCGAGCGCCGCCTGGAGTTGGGGATTGCCCTGGAGGAGACGGGACGCGCCTTCGAGCTGGGCCTGGGCCGATGCGGCCTCGGCCTGGCCTTCGATGAGACGCGGGCTCTGCGCGAGCGCGAGCGCGACGGATTGCTCCATCGTCAGGGCGCGGGTCGCGAGGGCTGGCGCCGACGCGACGAAGAACAGGACTGCGAGGGGAATGGCTGTGGGACGCACGTGGGCACACCGGTGGCGAGAGCGTCGGCGGACCCGTCCCGAGCACGGGCGGAGCCAGGCGGAGCACGTCCACCAAGGCCCGCACGAGGGCTCGTCACGGGCGGTCGCCGAGACGTGAATGGAGGGCGCCTCGTCGCCGCCAGACAACGCGCGACGAAGGCCGTGAGCATGGGATGGAAGGGCGCGAGCCCGTTCACGCGCCCTGGCGTGCGTTCACGCGTGAGGCATCACTCGAACGGACGCGTGCCTTCATGCGTGACGACGCACGAACGGCGCAGGTGGGACGTGAGAAGCGGGCTTCGCCGTCAGGCCGCTATGGGCGGGCGCAGCAGTCGAGGCAGGAAGGCCTCCGCCTCGCGTTGCGGCTTGCCGAGGATGTCCTGGTGGCCGTTGTGCGCGACGGGGACGAGGCGGCTCTGGGGCGAGGGGATGAGCACCTGGCTGGCGCAGCAACCGCAGTGATGCTGCGTCGGACCACAGCCATGCTCCCGACCGGTGTCTCCCAGGTCGGATTCACCGAGCTCGGTGTGGGCGACGTGTCCGGTGAGTGAGTAGTGGACGGCCAACTCGATGGCTTCCCCGAAGGAAGGCACGAGGCCGTGCACCAACACCAGCATCACCAGGAGACGCATCACCGCGGCGTTCTAATGAAGCCGTGTGGGGGATGCAAGGTGTGACGCGGCGCACGTGTCGAGGCAGACAACAGGTCATCCCCTCGGTGGGGGTGACAGGGTTTACCGGGTCCTGCCGCGCACAGTCGTGAGGGAACGGGCTCCCGCCGACGCGGCGCATGCACGGGGCCGTGCTTGACGAACCCGGGAGCCGCCGTGTTACCCCTGCGCGCAGTAAGGGGAGTAGTTCGCGCCAGGAACCAATGGCGCAGGGATGCTCGACACACTGGCCTGAGAAGGCCCGGGCACCCACCTCGCGACGTGCGAGGCGAACGAGACCTTCGGACGGGGTTCAACCCGGCCGAGGTCGTTCGTGCGTGCGTCCCCGCTCCTCACGAGTCCCTCGGCCATGTGACGTGAGGTGCATGTCGTGCTCGAGGCAATCGTCGGTTCGTTCGTACTCGTCGCCGCCAGTGAGATGGGTGACAAGACCCAGCTGTTGGCCTTCTCCCTGGCCTCCCGGTTCCGCAAGCCCTGGGTGGTGATTCTCGGAATCCTCATCGCCACCCTGGCCAACCACGCGCTCGCCGCGAGCGTGGGCACCTGGGTGTCCTCACATGTGTCGCCCCGGGTCATGGCGGGCGTGCTGGCGGTCCTGTTCATCGCGTTCGGCCTGTGGACGCTCAAGCCCGACACGCTGGAGGAGTCGAAGAACCCCGCGCGCTTCGGCGCGCTGCTCACCACCATCATCCTGTTCTTCCTGGCGGAGATGGGTGACAAGACCCAGTTCGCCACGGTGGCGCTCGCGGCGCGCTACCAGTCCATCACGCTGGTGACGATTGGGACGACGGTGGGCATGCTCGCCGCGAACATCCCCGCCGTGTTCCTCGGCGACAAGCTCGCGGCCAAGGTGCAGATGAAGTGGGTGCGGTGGGTCGCCGCCTCCATCTTCTTCGTCTTCGGCGCGCTCTCCCTGTGGGCCGCGCTGCGGGGCGGCGTCGACATGACGGCGGGGATGTCCGCGCCGTAGGGCCGGGGCCGCTCAGCCGGTCCTCCCCGCCAGCTCCCGGGCCGCCTCGATGAAGACGCGCAGCGGCCCGGAGCGCTGCGCCCGGCTGGGGTAGTAGAGGAAGAAGCCGGGCACCGTGGGGGCGTAGTCCTCCAGCACCCGCACGAGGCGGCCGGAGTCCAGGTACTCCCGGACGGCGGGCTCCTGGACGTACGCGAGCCCTCCGCCCTCGGCGGCAATCGCCGCGCCCGCTCCGTCGTCGTTGGTGGTGACGCCGCCACGCACCGGGACGCGCCAGGTCTTCCTCCCACGCTCCAACTCCCAGGCGTACAGCGTCCCGGTCGTCTGTGATTGCAGGCCGATGCACTCGTGCTGGAGCAGGTCCTCCGGTTGCTCGGGGGCTTTGTGCGCCTTCAGATAGGACGGGGCGCCGACGACGACGAAGCGGAAGGGCTCGGTCAGGCGCAGCTGCACCATGTCGCGTTCGAGCGTCTCGCTCAGGCGCACGCCCGCGTCGTAGCCCTCCGCGACGATGTCGACGAGGCGCTGGTCCACGTCGATGTCCACCTCGACGCGAGGGTGGCGCGCCCGGAACACCGGCATCAGGGGCGCGATGACGAGCGGCACCGCCACCCGAGGAACGGAGAGCCTCAGCTTCCCGGTGACCTCCCCGGGTTGGGCCGACGTCCGCCGAAGCGCGTCGGCGACCTGCGCGAGGCCGGGCCCGGCTTCCTCCACCAGACGCCGCCCCGCGTCCGTGAGGGCCACGCTGCGCGACGTGCGGTTGAGCAGGACCACGCCCAGCTGCTCCTCCAGCTGTCGCACGGACTGACTCACGGCGGCGGTGGAGACCCCGAGCTCTCGCGCCGCGCCGCGGAAGCTCTGGAGCCTCGCCACGGCGAGGAAGACGTGGAGCTGTTGGAAGAGACCTGGCTTCATCAATCCCAGCTTAACGGCTCGTTCGCTCCGGTCGTCTAGCTCCCGGGGTGGGCGCCGCATAGTCCTGTCTCCAGGCCCCGATGCGCCAGTGAACAGGCGGCGCGGGGACCCTCGGAGAGACACATGTCCATTCAACACACCGGTCCCCTGGCGGCACCGGCTCCGCGCTCGGCGTCCTGGGGCGCGGTATTCGCGCTGACCCTCTGTGTCGCGACGCTCATCGCGTCCGAGTTCATGCCCGTGAGCCTGCTGACGCCCATCGCGTCGGACCTCCACTTGAGCGAGGGCCGCGCCGGCCAGTCGATTGCCGTGTCCGGACTCTTCGCGGTGCTGACGAGCGCCTTCGTCGCATCGGTGACGCGGTCCGTGGACCGTCGCAAGCTGCTGCTCGGCCTCACGGGGCTGATGATGGTCTCGGGCCTCGTGACGGCCCTGGCGTCCGACTTCATCGTGCTCATGGTGGGCCGGGCGCTGGTCGGAATCGTCATCGGTGGCTTCTGGTCCTTGTCCGCCGCCACCGTGATGCGGCTGGTGCCCGAAGGGGACGTGCCGCGTGCGCTCGCCCTGTTGAACGGTGGCAACGCGCTGGCCACCACCATCGCGGCGCCGCTGGGCAGCTTCCTGGGGCAGTCCATCGGCTGGCGGGGGGCGTTCTTCGCGGTCGTGCCCCTCTCGGTCCTCACGCTGGTGTGGCAGTTCTTCTCGCTGCCCTCGATGCCCCCGCGCCAGTGGAGCGCACCGCCGCGCCTCCGAGCAGCCTCGCCCTGCTGCGGCGCCCCACGGCGCGGTGGGGCATCCTCGCCGTCACGCTCTTCTTCATGGGGCAGTTCGCCCTCTTCACGTACCTGCGGCCCTTCCTGGAGACCGTCACCCGGGTCGACGGCGCCACGCTGTCGCTGCTGCTGTTGGGGATGGGGCTCGCGGGGCTGGTGGGCACGTATCTCATCGGGGCGCTCGTGGCCCGGCGGCTGTCGGTGGTGCTCGTCGCCGCGCCGGTCCTGATGGCGGTCATCGCGGTGGCGCTCGCCGCTCTGGGGCAGTCGCTCGCGGCGACAGCCGTCCTCCTGGTGGGGTGGGGGTTCATCGGTACGGCGGCCCCCGTCGCGTGGTGGACGTGGCTCAGCCGCACGCTGCCTCGGGACGCGGAGGCAGGCGGTGGCCTGATGGTCGCGGCCATCCAGCTGGCCATCACGGCGGGGGCCTCGCTCGGTGGCGTGTTGTTCGACCGGAGCGGCCACCAGGGCACGTTCGCGCTCAGCGCCGCGCTGCTCGGGGCGGGAGCCCTCCTGTCCATCCGGGCCTCGCGAGCGGCCCGCATCGGCGCGGAGGTCCCCGTGACATCGCTGGGAAATCGCACCGTCAACGCAGGCTGAACGGCCCGTTCACGTTCGACGCGTCGCGGGTGCGCGCGCTGGCCGGTAGCTCCTGGACACCACTGAATCACACACCATGAGGATGAAGACGATGACGAAGCTGAAGACTCCCCACCGCCGGTTCCTGTCGAGCGCGTTGCTGTTCGGTTCCCTGTCCGTGCTCGGCGGCTGCGCCGCGGCCTCGGCGACGCCGGCGCGCCCGACGCCAGGCCTCGCGTCCGGGGACACGCGCGACGGCGCGGACAACTTCTACACGAGCGACCGCGTCGCGGTTCAGCGCGTCGCCTTCAAGAACCAATACAAGATGGAGGTCGTCGGGAACCTGTTCGTGCCCAAGGGGCTCGAGCGTGGCGCGCGGGGCCCGGCGGTCGTCGTCGGCCATCCGATGGGGGCGGTCAAGGAGCAGAGCGCGAACCTGTACGCCACGAAGCTGGCGGAGCAGGGCTTCGTCACGTTGGCGCTGGACCTGTCCTTCTGGGGCGAGAGCGCGGGTGAGCCTCGCAACACCGTGTCACCGGACATCTACGCGGAGGACTTCAGCGCCGCGGTGGACTACCTGCGCGCCCAGTCGTTCGTGGACAGGGAGCGGATTGGCGTCCTCGGGATTTGCGGCAGCGGGAGCTTCGCCATCAGCGCCGCGAAGATCGACCCGCGCATCAAGGCCCTCGCCACGGTCAGCATGTACGACATGGGCGCCGCGAGTCGCGACGGCCTCCGGCACGCGGTGAGCCTGGCGCAGCGAAAGAAGTTCATCGAGGACGCGGCGTTGCAGCGTGACGTGGAGTTCGCGGGCGGAGAGACGCGGTACACGGGTGGGACGCCGGACACGGTGAGCGAGGAGTCGAGCCCCGTCGAGCGTGAGTTCCACGACTTCTATCGGACGGCGCGAGGGCATCGCTCGAACACGTCGACGCGCCCGACGCTCAGCAGCAGCACCCGGTTCATGAACTTCTATCCGTTCACGGACATCGAGACCATCTCGCCCCGGCCGATGCTCTTCGTGACGGGGGAGAGCGCGCACTCCAGGGAGTTCAGCGACGAGGCCTACCGGCTCGCCGCCGAGCCCAAGGAGCTGGTCGTCGTGCCAGGCGCCGGGCACGTGGACCTCTACGACCGGGTGGGCCTGATTCCGTTCGACACGTTGACCCGGTTCTTCCGCGCGAACTTGAAGTGACGCGTGCGGCGATAGGGCGTGCACACGAGGCCTGGAGTCATGTCCGGTGGATTCGGAGCGATTCGATGGAGGTGGGCTCCGCACCACCGGACGAGGTCGTGTCCACCGCCCGTCGCACGGGCCGCGCCGAACAAGTGCTCGGGACAAGGAGTCACTGCTGGAGGCGCTGCGCGAGGCGCTGGCCCAGGTGCCCGGCGCCGTCGTCACCCTCGGTCAGCCGCTCAGCCACCGCATCGACCACATGCTGTCGGGGACGCGGGCGAACATCGCGCTGAAAGTCCATGGGGATGACCTGGACCGGCTGCGGGGCCTCGCCGAGGAGGTGAAGAAGGTGACCGAGGGCACTCCGGGGGCGGTGGACGTGGCCATCGAGCAGCAACTGGACATCCCGGAGCTGGAGATTCACGCGGACCGGGACGCGGTGGCGCGCTGCGGGCTCACCACGGGAGAGGTCGCGGAGGCGGTGGAGCCGGCCTTCGCCGGGGAGACGGTGGGCTCGGTGCTGGAGGGGCAGCGGGTGGTGGACATCGCGGTGCGCCTGGATGACGCCTCCCGGGTCGACTTGTAGGCCATCGCCTCGGCGTTGGTGGACACGCCGGTGGGGCCGCCCATCCCCTTGAAGATGCTCGCGAGCGTGACGCGCGAGTCGGGCCCGAACACCATCAGCCAGGCGGGCTGCTGTCCTCCACCTTCCTCAACATGCTGGTGGTGCCCGTGCTCTTCCCGCGGTTCGGTCAGCCGCCTGTCGGCTTCCGCGGCGAGCGATGAATCAGCAGCAAGGGGCCGGACCGGTCTCCTGTCACTCCGTAGCCCGCCCGTCCGAAGTGCTCGAACCAATCCACCTCCATTCCAGCGAGGTCGCCTTCAAGCAGCCATCGACCGTCCTCCTGGTGCGACAGCGTCAGCGATGGCGCGACCGGGAGCTGGAGGAATCCCTTGGCCAGGGGCAGCTGACCCGTGAGGTGTCCCAGTCCAGTCGACTGACGTGTCCGGAGACGCTCCAGCAGCGCGAGTCGGGAGTTGAGTTTCGCCAGCCCTCCCGCCAGGACGGTGGACTCCCATCGCTGGATGTCGCGCTCCGTGGCGATGATCTCCTCCCTCAGCTCCTGGCTGGTTCCGGGCCAGAACATCCCCCGAGGAGGAAGTGGGAACCGGGTGACCGTGGCCGCGACGGCCTGCAGTGTCGGACAGGCCGGACCCGAGGCGAGGTCCATCGACCACGCCTGTTGATGACGGGAGAGCCGGACGAGTGAGAGAAAGGGCGCGCTCCGCCCGAGCGTCTCGACTGCCTCGAGGCCGCGCTCCGCTCCCGTCCCTTGAAGCCGAAGCACCACTCCCTCGCGGTCCTTCTGAAGAAGGGATGCCTCCGCGCCCCCCAGGGATTTCGCGAGCAGGGCGCGCAGGTCGTCCTCCTGGGCAGGAGGGCAGTGGCGGTGGAGTTGTTGCTCGATGGCTTGCAGCTCTCGTGCACTCTCGTCGAGGTGCGTGACGAGATAGTGCATCTCCACGTGCACGAGCCTCGCGGTGCGCACCGTGTCTCTCAGTTGGTGGATCTCCTCCGTGTCACAGGCGCAGAGTCCCCACGCCATCATGGCGAGGCACGCCCGTGCCCAGAGGCAATGACCCTGCCTTGGCCTTCCTGTGTCAGCTGCCCCCACGGACGTCCTCCCCGGCCCCCAGGGAGTCCTCCCCGTGTCTGGCTCAGGGGCGCATCATGCCGTGATGCGCTACACGTGTCCGCCGGCGTAGCGACACGTCCACCCGATGGTGCAGGAGAGGTTGGCGGGGCAGCGGCCTTGCGCGTCACAGGGGATGGCCTGCTGGTGGGTGTCCCCGGGCTGGGACTCCTGCATGTCCGCGGCAGGCACCTGCTCTGGCGCCTCACCCTCTTCCAGTCCACCACAGGCGCCCAGCACCAGCGCCACCGTGAAGACCACGGCGCTCATCCATCGCTTCGTCATGTCCGGCTCCAGGTGTGTATCGAGCGAGCGCTCACGCGGTCCTCGATGCGGATGGGAAAGGATGCCCGAGTCCACGGAGCAAGGGCATGACCTCGCGAGCAGCCCTCACCCCCACCGATGTCTCACGTGCGGTCTGCCGCTCGAGGCCCGCCTGGGAGGTCCTCGAGAGCACGGAACCTGGCGCTACCAGGGACGGGTGCTCACATCCGTGTGGCCCCCGCCGAACGTGATGGGGTCCGTGCCGCAGCCGCCCGTGTTGGCATTGGTCCCCGCGTCGTGGCCCCAGCGCCGGACCCGGACGGGGTCGCTCTGCCCTTGCTTGCCCTCACTCCACTTCGGGTCGCCGGGGACGACGGGCTTCAGTCCAGCAAGCCCTTCAGGCTGAGCTCCAGTCGGCTGCCGAGCAGTCCGAGGAGGCTCTCCAGGGCGAGCACGTCATGCTTCAACCGGGGGGCAAGCTCCAGCCGAACGCGCTCGAGCAGCTGCTTGCGAGTGGCCGCGACCCTGCGCGCGATGCCGGAGCGCGAACCGCCGTACATGCGCGTCAACCGGTCCAGGGTGAACCCATGGAGATGGTGCAGGCTCAGCAAGGTCCGCTCCTGTTCGGAGAGCACGCTCACGGCTCTTCGGAGCGACTCGGCGAGGAGCCGGCGCGCGTCCTCGCGCAGCAGCGCGCACTCGGGGTCGCGCGGGGACAGGTGCCGCGCGAGCTCCTCGGGTGACTCCGCGACGAGCTGGAGGTGCGTGTCCCGGTCCATCAGCTCTCCGGAGATGCGCGCGGCGACGATGCCCACCCAGCTGAGCAGCGGCCCCCTCCCGCCATAGCTCGCGATTCGCGGGGGCGTGTCGCCGTTGGCGACGAGCAGTCGCTCGCGGACCACCTGCAGCACCTCCTGCCGCATGCTCGGCGACAGGCGCGCGAGCCGGGCGGGGAGGTGCCGGAGGATGTGCCGCTCGAAGTCCTCGAGGGCGGTGGGCTCGCCGCTGGCACAAGCGCATGCGAGGTACAGGTCCTCGGCCCGCAGGACACGCATCACCTCGGACACCTTGCCCGCGGGCAACCGCGCGGCCAGGTATCGCACGAAGCGCTCATCGGACAGGCTCGGCGTGGGCCAGCGGGTCCGGGCCGCCGTGAGATGTCGGCGCAGCAGGACCTCGAGTCCCTCCACGGCCTCCAGCTCCGGGCGGCGCTCCGGCGGCAGCGCTGCTCGCAGATGCTCCACCAGGTCCTCCGTCTTCCGCGCGCCGCTCATCGCAACCCCTCGCTTCGTTGCCAGGCGAGGACCTTCTGGAGCCCTGCTCGACCCCGGACTCCCACCGACTCCAGCCGCGTCCGCGCCTCCTCGGCCATCGCGTGCGCTCCCACCCGGTCGGGGATTGGACGCTCCTGCATCCGCGCCCGGGCCAGCACGAAGGCGGTCCTCGCCGCGGTCAGCGGGTCACTCTGCTCACCCATTTGGAGGAGGGTGCGCCAGGCGCGCTCGAGCAAGGGCAGGGCCTGTTTCGTGTCCCCCAGTGCCAGGTGGGCCTCGCCGACACAGGTCAGGGCGCTGGCTCCGTCCGCGGTCTGCTGGCTCTGGACCTGCTCGGTGAGCCTGCGCGCGCGCTCGCAGTACATGAGCGCCTCCTTCGGAGCCTCGAGCGCCACGGCCACCTCCGCCAGGGGCAGCAGGACCGAGAGCATGCCCGCCCCCTTCGCGCCCTGCGACTTCTCCATCCGCGTCAGCGCATCCCGCAGGTCGCGCCGCGCCTCGTGATGGTTCTCGGAGAACAGGTGCGCGTACCCCCGTATCAGCAAGGGCCTGGAGGCCCGGGGCGTGTCCGGGCCCAGCGAGCGTTGGAGGCGCTCCAGGGCCTCCGTGGTCAGCGCGATGGTCTGGTCGTTGCGGCCCTGGTCGCCATGCATCATCGCCTGCTCCATGATGACCTCGACGACGAGGAAGTGGTCGGGTCCACGGATGCGTTCGAGGAGAGCGCGTGCCCGCTCGAGCAGGGGTTGTGCCTCGTCCATCCGCCCCGCGACGCGCGAGGCCATGCCGAGGTTCAGCAGCAGGTTGGAGAGGACGCCGGGCTCCGGGACGGGCGCCGCCTCCTGGAGGGCCAGCGCCTTGCGCCAGGTGTCGATGGCCTCCGTGTTCCTGCCCAGCCCGTGGTAGGCGGAGCCGACCCTGTCATAGGAGACGGCGAGGGAGGGGTTGTCGGGGCCCAGCAGCCGCTTGCGCATCTCGAGCGCCTGGAGGTGGAGCTCCAACATCTCCTGGTCCCGGCGCTGGAGCATGCGGATCTTCCCGAACTGGTGGAGGAGGCTCGCCGCGCGGAGGCTGTCCTGGCCCTGGCGCTCGCGTGAGAACTCCAGTCCCTGGCGCGCCTCCTGTTCGGCCTCCTCGAGCTTCCCCTGCTGGAGCCGGAGCGAGGACAGGGCGAGGTGCAGGTCCGACGTGAGGTCGGGGAAGCGTTCGCGGCCCAGGCGCTCGACGGCGGCCTGGGCATGCCGGACGAGCTTCTCCGCGTCCGCGGGGCGCGACAGGGCCTCGCCCACCACCCGGACGAGCGCCATCCAGGCGCGCGCCACGGTCTCGTCGTCACGCCCGGCCTCGGCGGCCCAGAGGGCCTGGTAGAGGGACTCCTCCGCCTGCTGGGGCTGGTCGCTCTCCTGGTTCATTCCGTGGGCGAGCAGCACCTCGGCCGTCAGGGGCTTGAAGTCGAGGGCGCGGGTGTCCTCGAGGAGCGCCGCCGTCACCGCGAGGCTGTCGGTGCGCCGGCCCGCCAGCAGATGGGCCCGGGCCTGCGCCAGCGTGTGCCGTGCCGCGTCCACGCGAGGCCGGAGGTGGTCCGGTGGCTGGGGACGGTGGGTGAGCCCGGGGGTGTCCCTGCAGCTGGTGAGTCCCTCGAGCGCGCTCGTCAGCACGAGCGCCTTCTCCACGGTCCGCGCGTCCGCCTTCTCCAGCACCTCCGCGGTGGTGGCGAGCTGCCACAGTCGGGTGTCGAGGCACGCCGCCGTCTGCCAGGAGTCCTTGCCCGGGTCCTCCCGGCCCGTGGCGAGGCAGGCTTCGGTCCGGAGCGTGCGCCACTGGTGGGCATAGGCGTCCAACGCGGTGGAGACCCGCTCCCAGGTCGGCGCGGCGTAGTCCTTGCCCGTGGCGAGGAAGGCCGCATGCACGCGCTCGCGCCGCGCGGGGCCCCAGGCGGCTTCCAGCTTCTGCGCCTCCTGAGCGCAGCGGGCCTCGCGCCGCTGCGTCACCCCCAGGGCGACGAGGGCGCCCAGCAGCCCCGTCACCGTCGCCGTCGTCGCCACCCAGGTCCGGACCCGTCGGGGCGGAGGGGTGAGGGCCGCCAGCAGGGGCTCCATCGACGCGAAGCGCTCCGCGGGGTCGGCGCGCAGACCGCGAAGCACCGCGCGTCGGACCCAGACGGGGACCTGCGTGTCGCGCTCGGGCGGGCGCACCTGGTCCTTCAGCATGGCCTGGGCCATCTCCCGCAGCGTCGCTCCCGGGAAGGGGCGTACTCCGTAGAGCGCCTCGTGGAGCGCCACGCAGAAGCTGAATTCATCCGAGCGCGCGTCGGCGGGTCGCCCGCGCAGCAGCTCCGGGGCCAGGTAGGCCGGGGTGCCCAGCAGGAAGCCCGTCCGGGTGAGCCGCCCGAGGCGATGGGGGAGGGCTTCGGGGCTCTCCGGCGACACGGCGAGCGCCTCGTGTGGGTCGAGGAGCCGGGCGATGCCGAAGTCCGTGACGCAGACGCGGCCATCGCGCCCCATCAGGATGTTGGCGGGCTTGATGTCCCGGTGCACCAGGCCCGCCGCGTGCGCGGCCGCCAGCCCCCGTCCCACCTCCAGGAAGACGCGCAGCACCTCCCGCCAGGCTCGACGCTCCTTCATCCACTCCGCCAGGGTGGTGCCCTCCACCAACGCCATCGTGAAGAAGAGGCAGTCCTCGTGGGTGCCCACGTCGAAGAGGGTGACGACGTTGGGGTGGGAGAGCCGGGCGAGGGCCTGCGCCTCGCGCTGCAGGCGCTGCTGCAACTCCGCGCGCTGGCGTCCCTCGGGGCGCAGCACCTTGAGGGCCACCTGGCGGCCCAGCTCGGGGTCCTCCGCCGCGTACACCACACCCATGGCGCCAGCGCCCAGCCGCGCTCGCACGACATAGCGGGAGACGCGGGTCCCCGGTGTCAGGAATTGGAGGGGAGCCAGGGTGGGCGCCGTCGCATCATCGAGTTGGGTCCGGACGTCGTCTCCGGCGGCCAGGGCCCATCGACAGTCGGCGCAGCGCTCCACGTGGGCCAGGACGTGGGCGCGGTGGCTTTCGGCGAGCAGTCCCGCGAGGAAGTCCGCCAGCGTCGTTTCGGAGGGGCACGACTCCGCCCCGCGCTCCGGTCCGGCCGGGGTGGCGGGTATGGTTTTTCGCTCGTTCATGAGGCCCCCCTCGGGAAAACTGGGATGTGAACAGGGCCGCGCCCTCCTTATT
It includes:
- a CDS encoding TolC family protein: MRPTAIPLAVLFFVASAPALATRALTMEQSVALALAQSPRLIEGQAEAASAQAQLEGASRLLQGNPQLQAALGPRLRDAGNSIDLNLGLSQPLELFGQRGARKDAAQATLSARQSRLEALKVELAAEVRQAFGATLAAEQELTLAQDSLALAEEGRKAADDRLAAGAATHIEVNTARVELGRAQSARVRAERQRTQAHAELKLLLGLDPTEPITPDGELRAQSAPAPALASLVEKAASQRQDVKAARFEWEAAQAESRLARRQALPVPSLGVSYGREEDSTILQGTLGIDLPLFDRNQAARGVSSARERQARQNLAALERFARTEVELAFNRLQTAQAAADVFGGDVLSALQENLSLVTEAYRAGKVDFLQLLIIRREALDARRGYIEALEELNSAKAQLLKALGSIQ
- a CDS encoding TMEM165/GDT1 family protein, with the protein product MLEAIVGSFVLVAASEMGDKTQLLAFSLASRFRKPWVVILGILIATLANHALAASVGTWVSSHVSPRVMAGVLAVLFIAFGLWTLKPDTLEESKNPARFGALLTTIILFFLAEMGDKTQFATVALAARYQSITLVTIGTTVGMLAANIPAVFLGDKLAAKVQMKWVRWVAASIFFVFGALSLWAALRGGVDMTAGMSAP
- a CDS encoding LysR family transcriptional regulator yields the protein MKPGLFQQLHVFLAVARLQSFRGAARELGVSTAAVSQSVRQLEEQLGVVLLNRTSRSVALTDAGRRLVEEAGPGLAQVADALRRTSAQPGEVTGKLRLSVPRVAVPLVIAPLMPVFRARHPRVEVDIDVDQRLVDIVAEGYDAGVRLSETLERDMVQLRLTEPFRFVVVGAPSYLKAHKAPEQPEDLLQHECIGLQSQTTGTLYAWELERGRKTWRVPVRGGVTTNDDGAGAAIAAEGGGLAYVQEPAVREYLDSGRLVRVLEDYAPTVPGFFLYYPSRAQRSGPLRVFIEAARELAGRTG
- a CDS encoding alpha/beta hydrolase, translating into MTKLKTPHRRFLSSALLFGSLSVLGGCAAASATPARPTPGLASGDTRDGADNFYTSDRVAVQRVAFKNQYKMEVVGNLFVPKGLERGARGPAVVVGHPMGAVKEQSANLYATKLAEQGFVTLALDLSFWGESAGEPRNTVSPDIYAEDFSAAVDYLRAQSFVDRERIGVLGICGSGSFAISAAKIDPRIKALATVSMYDMGAASRDGLRHAVSLAQRKKFIEDAALQRDVEFAGGETRYTGGTPDTVSEESSPVEREFHDFYRTARGHRSNTSTRPTLSSSTRFMNFYPFTDIETISPRPMLFVTGESAHSREFSDEAYRLAAEPKELVVVPGAGHVDLYDRVGLIPFDTLTRFFRANLK
- a CDS encoding efflux RND transporter permease subunit: MDSERFDGGGLRTTGRGRVHRPSHGPRRTSARDKESLLEALREALAQVPGAVVTLGQPLSHRIDHMLSGTRANIALKVHGDDLDRLRGLAEEVKKVTEGTPGAVDVAIEQQLDIPELEIHADRDAVARCGLTTGEVAEAVEPAFAGETVGSVLEGQRVVDIAVRLDDASRVDL
- a CDS encoding RNA polymerase subunit sigma-70, with the protein product MSGARKTEDLVEHLRAALPPERRPELEAVEGLEVLLRRHLTAARTRWPTPSLSDERFVRYLAARLPAGKVSEVMRVLRAEDLYLACACASGEPTALEDFERHILRHLPARLARLSPSMRQEVLQVVRERLLVANGDTPPRIASYGGRGPLLSWVGIVAARISGELMDRDTHLQLVAESPEELARHLSPRDPECALLREDARRLLAESLRRAVSVLSEQERTLLSLHHLHGFTLDRLTRMYGGSRSGIARRVAATRKQLLERVRLELAPRLKHDVLALESLLGLLGSRLELSLKGLLD
- a CDS encoding serine/threonine-protein kinase, producing the protein MNERKTIPATPAGPERGAESCPSETTLADFLAGLLAESHRAHVLAHVERCADCRWALAAGDDVRTQLDDATAPTLAPLQFLTPGTRVSRYVVRARLGAGAMGVVYAAEDPELGRQVALKVLRPEGRQRAELQQRLQREAQALARLSHPNVVTLFDVGTHEDCLFFTMALVEGTTLAEWMKERRAWREVLRVFLEVGRGLAAAHAAGLVHRDIKPANILMGRDGRVCVTDFGIARLLDPHEALAVSPESPEALPHRLGRLTRTGFLLGTPAYLAPELLRGRPADARSDEFSFCVALHEALYGVRPFPGATLREMAQAMLKDQVRPPERDTQVPVWVRRAVLRGLRADPAERFASMEPLLAALTPPPRRVRTWVATTATVTGLLGALVALGVTQRREARCAQEAQKLEAAWGPARRERVHAAFLATGKDYAAPTWERVSTALDAYAHQWRTLRTEACLATGREDPGKDSWQTAACLDTRLWQLATTAEVLEKADARTVEKALVLTSALEGLTSCRDTPGLTHRPQPPDHLRPRVDAARHTLAQARAHLLAGRRTDSLAVTAALLEDTRALDFKPLTAEVLLAHGMNQESDQPQQAEESLYQALWAAEAGRDDETVARAWMALVRVVGEALSRPADAEKLVRHAQAAVERLGRERFPDLTSDLHLALSSLRLQQGKLEEAEQEARQGLEFSRERQGQDSLRAASLLHQFGKIRMLQRRDQEMLELHLQALEMRKRLLGPDNPSLAVSYDRVGSAYHGLGRNTEAIDTWRKALALQEAAPVPEPGVLSNLLLNLGMASRVAGRMDEAQPLLERARALLERIRGPDHFLVVEVIMEQAMMHGDQGRNDQTIALTTEALERLQRSLGPDTPRASRPLLIRGYAHLFSENHHEARRDLRDALTRMEKSQGAKGAGMLSVLLPLAEVAVALEAPKEALMYCERARRLTEQVQSQQTADGASALTCVGEAHLALGDTKQALPLLERAWRTLLQMGEQSDPLTAARTAFVLARARMQERPIPDRVGAHAMAEEARTRLESVGVRGRAGLQKVLAWQRSEGLR